Within Stella humosa, the genomic segment CCAGGCCCGGCGGCTGAACGCGCCGCTGGGCTCGGAGAGGACCCAGCCTTCTATCACCGCCGGATCGATCGCCTTCATGGCAGCAACCATGATGCCGATGTCCGTTGGCTCGTGGCGCAACGCGAAGCGCAGATGGGCGACCACCTCGCTCTCGACGGCGTATCCCGGCGGATAGAGTTCTATCGTGCGGTCGCCGTCGGTCTCGGTGCGCCGGGCGCCAGCGAAGAGCCGTGCCTCGCTCGCTGGCGGGGGCACGGCCAAGCCCAACTGTTGTCGCAGCCAGGCTTGGCCCAGGAGGCCGGACGTATCTTTCGCTGCGGTCCGCATCGTCCGATATCGCATACAGTGATGCGATATCGAATACAAATTGCCCCTGGGATGCGAAACCCCTTATCCGATCCCGCTCGCCTGCGACAGCGCGTCCCGGATGCCGGGTGCGGCGGCCAGCACGGCGTTGCCGCGCACCAGGCCCTCGCCGCCCGCCAGGAAGTCGTTGGTGACACCGCCCGCTTCCTCGATCATCAGCAGGGCGGCCAGGCAGTCCCAGGCATTGATGTGCAGCTCGACATAGCCGTCGACGCGGCCGTCGGCGACGTAGGCCAGGCCCAGCGCACCCGAGCCGCCGCGGCGGAAGCTGGCGCCGGCGCCGACCACGCGGTCGAGCAGGTCGAGATATCCGGCGATCGGCAGGCGCGAGGACCAGCCGACCTCGATGACCGCATTGCGCAGGCTGGCGGCATCGCTGACCCGCATCGGCCGGCCGTTGCAGGTGGCCCCACCGCCACGGACGGCGGTGAACATCTCCTGCGAGATCGGATCGTAGATCACGCCCAGTTCCGTGCGGCCATCCACCACGAAGGCGATCGCGATGCAGAAGAGCGCGATGCCGCGGGCGAAATTGGCGGTGCCGTCGATCGGGTCGATGACCCAGAGCCGGGGACCGACCGTGCCGCCGCCCTCCTCGCCCAGGAAGGTGTCGCCGGCGAACGCCGCCCCCAGGCGGGCCACGATCAGCCGCTCGACGGCGCCATCGGCCGCCGTCAGGTAGTCCTGCGGCCCCTTGAACTCGACCTTCAGGCTGTCCCGGTTGGTGAAGTAGCTGCGGGCAAGGTCGCCGGCCTCGCGCGCGACGGCGCAGGCGGCGAGGAACCGGCGATCCAGTTCGCCCTGGTCGAGGATCATGCTGGGGAAGACTTTCGCTGGAGGATGGCTCAGACGACGTTCAGTTCGTGGACCAGCCGGCCCTCGGCGAAGCGGGTATAGGCGAAGCGCGACAGGTCGAGCGTGGTGAAGCCATCATGCAGGATCAGCTCCGATACCGCCCGGCCGGTGGCCGGCGCCTGCTGCAGCCCGTGGCCCGAGAAGCCGTTGGCGAATACGAGGTTCGTCACCTCGGGATGGCGGCCGATGATGCCGTTATGGTCCACGGTGTTGAAGTCGTAGTGACCGGCCCAGGCGTTCGACAGCTTGATCGCCTCAAAGGCGGGAATGCGCTCGGCGATCGTCGGCCAGACGACATCGTCGAACATGGCGTAGTCGATCTCGAGGTCGTCGCAGTCCGGGTCCTCGGCCTCCGGCGGCGAGGTGCCGCAGACATAGGCCGCGCCCTCGGGCCGCACCCAGACCCCGTTGGGGCAGATCACCAGCGGCATCGTCGGGAAGCGGTCCTTGCAGTCGAAGACATAGACGAAGCGCTTGCGGTGGGCGACCGGCAGCGCCACCCCCGCCAATGCCGCGACCCGCCCGGCATTGGGGCCGGCCGCGCACACCATGGTGCCGCAGGCGATGCGCCCGCCCGATGCCAGGCCGACCGCCGTGACCGCGGTGCCGGCGCCGTCGCGCTCGACCAGGACCACCTCGTCCTCGACATAGACCGCACCCTGGGCGCGCGCCTTGCGGCGGAAGGCCATCAGCAGCGTATAGGGGTCGAACCAGCCCTCGTTGGCGGTGCCGAAGGAGCCGGCCGCAATGCCGTCGGTCGAGAGCCACGGGAACTTCGCCACAAGCTGGGCCGGGTCGAGCAGTTCGACCGCGGCGTCGCAGGCGCGCTGCACCGCGTGGTTGGCCTCCAGCACCGGCATCCCACTTTCGCTGGCCAGGAACAGGTAGCCGTTCTCGCGGAAGCTGACATCCACCGGGTCGCCGTCGACCGCCAGATGCTCGTCGAGGCGGCGCAGGAAGCCCATGCCGAACTGCGACATGCGGATGTTCTCGGGCGTCGAGAACTGCTGGCGGATCGACCCGGCCGAGCGCGGGGTCGACGCGCGGGCATAGGTGCCGTCGCGCTCCACCACCACGACCCGGCCGCTCCAGGCGGGGTCCCGGGTCAGGAAATAGGCGGTGGCGGAACCGACGATGCCACCACCGACGATGACGACGTCGGCGCTGGCGGGTGCTTCGGGCGGGGCCATGGTCATGCCCGCTTCTCTAGCAGATTCCGGACGATCCGGCAGTCCCGTCGCCGTCGCTCGGCACCATCTGGCGGCGAAACAGAACCGCCGAGTGAAACCAATAATTCAACAAGTACAGCGGCTTGTGGAATCATAGACGGCGCTTATACTTGGCCACCTCAAGCGGTCCCGCGAGGCGTCGGCCATGAACGACATCACCGCGCTGCTCGACAAGACGGAACAGTTCGAGCGGATGGTCCTGCTGGCGCAGCAATGCGCGCCGGCATTCTTTGCCATCCTCTTTGCCCTCGTCATACCGGTATTCGGCCAGCGCTGGCTGCTGGCGAGCCTGGATGCCAAGATCGAGGATCGCAAGCAGCGCGACATCGTCATCGAGACGTCGCGGCGCTACTGGCGGATGAACTCCATCTTCGCCATCGTCCTGGTCGCCGTGGCCATCCTCTGGTTCTTCTACGTCCAGATCTTCGTGGCCTTTCCCGACCAGCAGCGACGCAGCCGCGAATACGTCAACGCCCGGCTGGAGGAGAGTTGGAACCGCAAGGTCTTCGAGGGCTACATCTATGCCTCGGCCGACGACGTGCTGATGCACTTCTTCGACGATCCGCGCTACCGCATCTACATCCACCCCGAGGAGAACCACAATCCGCGCCGCTACCGCTTCGTCGTCATCCATACTGACGACGGCACCGGGCCCAAGCGCATCAAGTACCACTACATGACCCGCGCGCTATACGAGGTGGCGTTGAAGGAGAAGCTGGGCTTTCCGCCAACCGAGCTGGAGCTGTGCTTCAAGCCCGACGTGGTCAGCTACACGCTGCGCAGCAGCGACCGCGACGTGATGCCCGCCTTCGATCCGGGGTGCTGACGATGATCCGCATGGCCTTCTGCCTGCCCTTTGCGATAATGGCCCTGCTGACGTCGCTGCCCGTGGCGGGCCAGACGGCCACCTGCACGCCGCAATGCGTGCAGTCCTACCAGGCGCGCGGCCTGCCGGCGTGGGAGGCGCAGCGGGTCTGCCGCTGCACCGGCGCCGGCGGCGGCACGGCCGCCAACTGCGTCACCACCACCGGCACCTGCCGCATGTCGACGGCCGTCCAGCCCGGCACCGCCTGCGTCTGTGCGTCGGCGCAGGGGCCGGTCGCCGGCCGGGCGCAATAGTCAGGCGTCCGCCGCCAGCCGCCGCGTCGCCTCCTCGCGCAGCCGGGCGCGCTGGATCTTCATGCCGTTGGCGCTCTCGGTCGTGGGGAAGGCATCGACCGCGAAGATACGGGCCGGTACCTTGTAGCGGGCCAGGACGGCGCGACCACGCGCCTGCACGGCCGCCTCGTCGAGGATCGCCCCGGGGGCCAGGATGACGAAGCCCACGGCCCGCGGCCCGGCCGGGGTGTCGGCGGCCACGACCTGGGCCTGCACGATCCCGGCCTCGTCCTCCAGGAAGGCCTCGATCTCGCGCGGGGCGACCAGGAAGCCACCCAGCCGCATGACGTCGCCCGCCCGCGTCAGGTAGACGAAGCTGCCATCCGGCTCGCGATAGCCGATGTCGCCCGTGCGCAGGAAACCGTCGGCGGTCAGCGCCTCGGCCGTCGCCGCCGGGTTGTCCAGGTATTCGGCCATCAGGCTGGGACCCGATGTTTCCAGCAGCCCCGCCTCGCCATCGGGCAGCGCGCGTTCGCCCGCGCCCTCGCCGTCTGCGGCCACCACGCGCACCCGGCCGCCCGGCGCCACCGGCATGCCGCCGGCCAGCACCCGGCGGCCGGCCGCATCGTCCAGGCCACGCATGGCGTAGAGCGCCTGCACCTCGCTCATGCCGTAGAGGCCGTGCAGCCGCGTGCCGAAGCGGTCGAAGGCATCCACCAGGTCGCGCCGCTCCGGCGCCTTGAAGGCGGCAAAGCCGCAACGGCCGAGCGAGGCCAGACGGCGGCCGGACGGGTCGGCCGCCAGCATGCGCTCCAGCATGTCGTCGGTGGCGTTCGTCGCCGTCAGCCGGTGGCGGGCGATCGCCGCCACCGCGGCCTCGGGCTCGAAGAAGGGCTGGATCGCCATGGGGGCCGCCGCTGCCAGGCTCGCCATGACCTGGCAGAAGCCGAACACGCCGCAGAACGGCAGCGACTGCAAGGTCGCCTGCCCCGGCACGAAATAGCCCATGGCAGCGGCCGACTGGGCGGCATGGGCGGTCAGCGAGCGGTGCGGGTGCAGGACGAACTTCGGCGCCTTGGTGGTGCCCGATGTCGTGAAGACCGCGGCTCCTGCCCCGGCATCGTCCACATCCCCCGTCCAGGGCGGGGCCGCGGCGAGATCGGCGAAGGACTGCCGCCGGGCATGGGCCAGGGCCGCCGGCAAGGGCGGCACCGGCTCGCCCTCGTCATGGAGGATGACGCTTTCGACCCGCGAGAACGCGGCCGGGTCGGCGGCGGCCAGGATGTCGAGAAAGCCGATGTCCTTGAAGCCCGGCCACAGGCAGATCGCCTTCACGCCGCCGCGCCCGACGAGATCGGCCATCTCGCGCTGGCGGAAGCGGGTGTTGGCGCAGAAGACGATCGCCCCCAGCCGCGCCGCCCCGAAGAAGAAGGCCAGCCAGGCCGGGCCGTTGGGCAGCCACAGCATCACCCGGTCGCCGCGGCCGATGCCCAGGCGGGCTAGCCCGCCCGCCACCCGGCGGCTGGCGAGCGCCATGTCGGCGAAGGTGCCGCTGCGGTCGCCATACCACCAAGCGGTGCGGCCGGCATGCCGTTCGGCGACCGTGTCGAGGAAGCGGCCCAGCGTCGGGGCGGCGTCGGTTATCATCATGGTTGCGGCGGTCATGGTTGCGGCCGGGCCACCGCCCCCTCCTGGCCCGCATCGGGCGCCACCGGCTCCATACGCTCATGATGATAGCGCCGCAGCGCCTCGGCAAACGCGGTCGCCAGGATGCCGGTCGGGGCCGCGATCAGGCCGATGGCAGCCAGCGCCGTCATGCCGGCCAGGATCCGCCCCAGCGCCGTCACCGGATAGACGTCGCCATAGCCGACGGTGGTCAGGGTGGCGATCGCCCACCACATGGCGCGCGGGATACTGCCGAAGGCCGCCGGCTGCACGTCGCCCTCGATCAGGAACATGAGCGTGGCGCTGAAGATCAGCACGACGAGCGCCACCAGCAGGCTCAGCAGCAGTTCGGGCAGGCGCGCGCGCAGGGTCATCAGCAGGATCGTGGCCGCGCGCGAGAACGGCCCCAGGCGCGAAAAGCGCAGCAGGCGGAACAGCCGCAACAGGCGCACGATCTGGGTGTTGCCCGCGATCTCGCCCAGGAACAGCGGCAGCACCGCCACCAGGTCGATCAGCGCCATGGGTGTCACGGCGTAGCGCAGGCGGCCGGCCAACCCGCGATAGCGCGGGTCCTCGCCCACCGCGATCATGCGGGCGACATACTCTGCCAGGAAGATGGCGCCGAAGATGCGCTCGGACCACAGGAAGAAGCCGGGCGCCAGGTCGCTGATCGCCTGTTCGGTGTCGACGATGGCGATGATGGAACTGGCGACGATGCACACCGCCAGGACCCGGTTCACCCAGCCCGCCGACCGCGAGGCGCGGCCGGTCGGGTCCAGCAGCCGGTGCAATCGCAGCGAAATCGGCATGCGCGTCATTTGGCCCCCCGGCCGGTCCCCGCCCGGGCGCTACCCTAGCATGGGCCGGGCGCGACGGAAGTGGGGGCCGCCCGCATCAGGGAGAGCGGCGCGCCACCCCGTCCTTGATGAAGACGCGCAGCGGCGTGGTGCCGCTGGCGCCGCCATCGGCCGACTGCCAGCGGCCGTTGGTGCACAGGACCCCGCCCTGCATGGCGACGGCGTCGAACTCCACGCGGTTCTGCATGACCATGCCGTTCGGCACGGTCGCGGTGAAATCGGTGGTGCAGACGGGGCCGTTCACCACCGGCTTGTAGCCGCCGATGACCACGCCGCCGCCGCCGGTGCTTGGGAAGGACGGCGTCAGCAGCGGCCAGGCTGAGAAGTCCTCCTGTGCCACGGCGAATGCGCCCGGCAGCGCCAGCGCGAGGACGAAACCGGCGGCAAGGCGATGCATGGCGTACCTCCAGGGGGACGTGGCTACCATCCAGCTACGCCCGCCAGGGTCCGCGTCAAGGGCAAGCCGCCGTCAGGCCGCGCGCGGCGCGGTCGGCGACGGCTCGTCGGGCAGCAGTTCCTCGGCCTGGGCGTCGGCCGGCGCGGTCGTCCTGGCGGCGCCAACCGGCGCCACGTCGGCCAGCGCGTGGGCCAGCATGGCGCGCGCGATCTCCCGCTCGCCCATGATGATCAGGTCCGCGCCATGGCCCTTCAGATGCTCGACCTCGGCATCGGAATGGGCGC encodes:
- a CDS encoding NAD(P)/FAD-dependent oxidoreductase — translated: MTMAPPEAPASADVVIVGGGIVGSATAYFLTRDPAWSGRVVVVERDGTYARASTPRSAGSIRQQFSTPENIRMSQFGMGFLRRLDEHLAVDGDPVDVSFRENGYLFLASESGMPVLEANHAVQRACDAAVELLDPAQLVAKFPWLSTDGIAAGSFGTANEGWFDPYTLLMAFRRKARAQGAVYVEDEVVLVERDGAGTAVTAVGLASGGRIACGTMVCAAGPNAGRVAALAGVALPVAHRKRFVYVFDCKDRFPTMPLVICPNGVWVRPEGAAYVCGTSPPEAEDPDCDDLEIDYAMFDDVVWPTIAERIPAFEAIKLSNAWAGHYDFNTVDHNGIIGRHPEVTNLVFANGFSGHGLQQAPATGRAVSELILHDGFTTLDLSRFAYTRFAEGRLVHELNVV
- a CDS encoding inositol monophosphatase family protein; translation: MILDQGELDRRFLAACAVAREAGDLARSYFTNRDSLKVEFKGPQDYLTAADGAVERLIVARLGAAFAGDTFLGEEGGGTVGPRLWVIDPIDGTANFARGIALFCIAIAFVVDGRTELGVIYDPISQEMFTAVRGGGATCNGRPMRVSDAASLRNAVIEVGWSSRLPIAGYLDLLDRVVGAGASFRRGGSGALGLAYVADGRVDGYVELHINAWDCLAALLMIEEAGGVTNDFLAGGEGLVRGNAVLAAAPGIRDALSQASGIG
- a CDS encoding ion transporter; the protein is MTRMPISLRLHRLLDPTGRASRSAGWVNRVLAVCIVASSIIAIVDTEQAISDLAPGFFLWSERIFGAIFLAEYVARMIAVGEDPRYRGLAGRLRYAVTPMALIDLVAVLPLFLGEIAGNTQIVRLLRLFRLLRFSRLGPFSRAATILLMTLRARLPELLLSLLVALVVLIFSATLMFLIEGDVQPAAFGSIPRAMWWAIATLTTVGYGDVYPVTALGRILAGMTALAAIGLIAAPTGILATAFAEALRRYHHERMEPVAPDAGQEGAVARPQP
- a CDS encoding AMP-binding protein; its protein translation is MTAATMMITDAAPTLGRFLDTVAERHAGRTAWWYGDRSGTFADMALASRRVAGGLARLGIGRGDRVMLWLPNGPAWLAFFFGAARLGAIVFCANTRFRQREMADLVGRGGVKAICLWPGFKDIGFLDILAAADPAAFSRVESVILHDEGEPVPPLPAALAHARRQSFADLAAAPPWTGDVDDAGAGAAVFTTSGTTKAPKFVLHPHRSLTAHAAQSAAAMGYFVPGQATLQSLPFCGVFGFCQVMASLAAAAPMAIQPFFEPEAAVAAIARHRLTATNATDDMLERMLAADPSGRRLASLGRCGFAAFKAPERRDLVDAFDRFGTRLHGLYGMSEVQALYAMRGLDDAAGRRVLAGGMPVAPGGRVRVVAADGEGAGERALPDGEAGLLETSGPSLMAEYLDNPAATAEALTADGFLRTGDIGYREPDGSFVYLTRAGDVMRLGGFLVAPREIEAFLEDEAGIVQAQVVAADTPAGPRAVGFVILAPGAILDEAAVQARGRAVLARYKVPARIFAVDAFPTTESANGMKIQRARLREEATRRLAADA